TTGTCCGAACTCATCGCCGGTGTGCCTCGTGAAATCGAACTGGTCGTACCGGTCAGCACAGCAGCAGAAAATCTAGTTCTTCCGGAATCCGCAACGACTTCCATTACCGAATCCGGTTTATCAATTCGACTCGCAGACAGACCGTCATCCAGACATTCTCTGAATCACCGACTGGCGCAGCTGATGACACGACTGTCTGATCAAAACATACCCTTAATTCATATCCGCACACACGAATCGAGTCTTGAACGATTGTTTCTGAAATTGACCGGGTCACGACTGCGCGACTGACGCAGACCTCCGTAACCCGGAAACAATCGATCTGCTGACCCAAGGACGAACTATGCACGCCATCGTAATTACACTTAAAGATCTGCGTCTGTTGATGCGGGACCGGCGGGCTCTGATCGTATTGCTGGCGTTACCTCTGGTTCTGATTTCTGTGATCGGAATATCAGGAAAGGAACTTGTTTCACGTCGCGATCAAAACACAACGCCGACTGAGGTCTCACCGTCCAAGTTGACGCAGGGCAGCGAAGATCCGTCGCGAGTGTATCGGGCGATTGTTCCTGGATTCACGGTCCTGTTTGTATTTTTTCTGGTGAACATTATGGGACGATCCTTCATTCAGGAACGTGACCTCGGAACCTTGCTGCGTCTGCGGGTCGCCCCTGTATCGACGGCATCGATCATGGTCGGCAAGACACTGCCGTTTCTACTGATTTCCATTGTCCAGACTGTGTTGCTGCTGGTATCAGGAGTTTTGATTTTCGGCATGGATCCCGGCAACCGCCCCTGGCTGTTTGCACCACTGGTGGTGAGTACGTCACTTGCCGCAACAACAATGGGGCTGGCATTCGCTGCTCTGGCACGAACCGACGCACAGGTATCAGCATGGGGAAACCTGCTTGTCCTGACGACCGGTGGCATCAGTGGTTGCCTCATACCACGCCATTTGACACCCGAGTTCCTGCAGCAGATCAGTTTGATAACTCCACATGCGTGGTCACTGACTGCTTCTCGGGAGATCCTGGCTGCTGAAGTTCCGAACACACTGACGGTGCTCTCGTCCTGCGGAGTCCTGCTGTGCTTTTCTTCGGTATTTGGAATGGCGGGGCTGATCGGTTTTCGCCACCAGCCGGCGAGTTCAATTTGAAGCCTGATCGCGAAGTTCAGTAAATTGCCGAGACGTTCTGCACGACCAGACTTCATGCTCTGTCAAACACATTTTACCTGACCATCTCTCGCCGGGTTTCCCGGTTTGTTACTGAAGAAAAAGGTCAGAAATCACAGAGCGCTACTGTTCCGCCTGGACCTGTGTTGAACCGGACCGGACTGACGGGTGTCCCACTGCCTCGGGAAACGCCTCCATTATGATTCCTGCAATCAATCGATCGTCGTCGTCCAGTCGAGCGCCCAATCCGCCTTGTTCTGGAAAACTCTGGCGAAGCCCACTCAGTATCAGTGTCCAGACGTGATGACCAGGTTTCATCAGGCCTTGAGCAAATTGCCCCTGAAAGAAGTCCTGCGCACGTGCCCTGTCATGAGCGTACTCCCACAAACCAAATTCACCCATCATCACAGAACACAGCAGATCGGACCAGCGTTCCGTGGAAGCTCGAAGTTGATTGATCAGGTTGACCTGCTCTCTACTGAGTGACGTGTCATTGAAACACCGGTTCAAGGCCTTTTTTCGAATAACAAGATGTCCTCGAAATACGTTACTCATCAGCTTCCCAACGCGATCTTCCCGACGATGACGATCAACACAAGTCGTCATCACAGTCCACACTCGATTGAGCAGATCATTGATAAGAATCTGCTCAGTGATTGACTGAATAGGCGGACGTACCGGATTAAGACCGGTCAACTGCTGAGGATCCTGCACGATCACACTGTTTTCCGAATCGTTCAGACGACGATGCCATCGATTGAATCGGTTACGTGACTGCACATAAAATTCACCCAGCAGTGTACTGGACAGCCCCTGCGGCTGTTGAATCCACAAATGGCTGTGGGAAGATAATAGTGCAGCCAGTTCGGTGAGGTAGGCCAGTTTCACAAGTGCAGTCCGCTCAGATTGCCGGTTGTCGTCCCACGTGCGGGGACCATTTTCAGCAGACACAGAGCAAACCGGATGCCGACATCGGTTTCTGAAAAAATCACGCCGTTTTCACACGTCCGCGAACTCTGTGTGCCACAGACGCAACATTTGATGTCCCAGACCGGTTGCGTTCGTGACACGCGGGATCCTGTACAGA
The Fuerstiella sp. genome window above contains:
- a CDS encoding ABC transporter permease, which gives rise to MHAIVITLKDLRLLMRDRRALIVLLALPLVLISVIGISGKELVSRRDQNTTPTEVSPSKLTQGSEDPSRVYRAIVPGFTVLFVFFLVNIMGRSFIQERDLGTLLRLRVAPVSTASIMVGKTLPFLLISIVQTVLLLVSGVLIFGMDPGNRPWLFAPLVVSTSLAATTMGLAFAALARTDAQVSAWGNLLVLTTGGISGCLIPRHLTPEFLQQISLITPHAWSLTASREILAAEVPNTLTVLSSCGVLLCFSSVFGMAGLIGFRHQPASSI